The DNA segment CTGTATGCAGGCAGGTGAAGCAGGCTGATATTCTTCGGCACAACCAACTGTTTAGCGATATGCCAACCAGCCTGATCAAGAACCAGAACCACATGTACATCTTTGCCTGCCTCCTCGCTTATAAATCTCAGGTGGTGATTCATATAATCAGTGTTAACAGTCGGAGTAATCACAGCCGACGATTTGCCATTGACAGGATTGACAGCTCCAAAAATATATACCCAATCATACTCGGTCTGCTTTACTGCTGTAGGCCTGGATCCTTTTGGAGCCCAAACATCGGAGACTGTGTCGCTACTGCTGTCAGTTTTAGCTTTTCTGCTGTTTCTGCGTCTCTGTCCGAGAATCGCTGATGTTTCCATTTTTCATTCGTTCATTTGGCCGCATTTGGCTGCGATTTTGTAATAGCGCAGCAGTAAGCGGCCATTTTACTACTTCGCCAGCGTGCTGATCAGCCCTTCGACACCCAGCAGACTCATCATCCGCGCAACATTGAAACAGCTAGCCAGCAAAGATGCCTCAGCTCTGACGCCTTCAAGCCCTCGAAGCAGGAAGCTGTCGACCTTCAGGTTCCGCTTTATATGTCCGAACGGCAGCTCCACCTTCTGCTTGCGACGCTTGTAAACCTCCTGCGCCCGCGGCTGTTCATACCTCGCCTCCAGCTTCTCCTGCACATCCGCGTTGAGCAGACGGGAGACGCTTCGGCCCCGTTGCTGATCCGTACACTTGCCGAAGTGACGGCATTTTCTACATGCCGCTCCGCCTCTATAAACTTTCGCTTTTTTAGTCTTATTAGTATAGCTGTATTTTAAAACATGTCCCTCGGGACATATAAAACAATCGTTCTTTTTATCATATTCAAACTTCGATCTGTCGAACGGATTATCGTCTTTCTTCTTCTTCTCTGCCTGCTTCTTTGAAGGAACAACCACCTCGATCCCTTTTTCGTCGATCTTCTCAAGCTCATCCACGCTTGAATAGCCCGCATCCGCACAGGCTGTCTCGCAATCATTATCCAGTGTATCATTGGCTTTGTCCACCTGATCGGCGAACTGCTTATAGTCGTGATTGTCCGATACCACATCGCTGTTGACGATCAGGCCGTTCTCGTCATCCACCGCTGATTGCACGTTATAGCTCGAATGACTGCCCTGTATGCTGTGCATCAT comes from the Anaerohalosphaera lusitana genome and includes:
- a CDS encoding IS630 family transposase; translated protein: METSAILGQRRRNSRKAKTDSSSDTVSDVWAPKGSRPTAVKQTEYDWVYIFGAVNPVNGKSSAVITPTVNTDYMNHHLRFISEEAGKDVHVVLVLDQAGWHIAKQLVVPKNISLLHLPAYSPELNPIERLWAYMKSHYLSNRVYKNYEEIFNAGTVAWNNITSEMFCSICNTEWIKHEN
- a CDS encoding IS1182 family transposase; amino-acid sequence: MAYRYGDRYQRSLFPQSIDDYVPADSPVRAYDAFLDSLDFDELGIEINTGKVGCPQYDPVSMLKLLLYGYSYGVRSSRKLEREANYNISFIWLTGGLKPDHKTIAEFRRKNRGALKKVLRQCARLCIKLDLIKGNTLFIDGTKVRANASNKNTWTKEKCQRRLKSIDKRIKQILSECETVDRKEVNQGSWIKMDEELSDQKKLRSKVESIMEQIQAEDSKSTNMTDPDCKMMHSIQGSHSSYNVQSAVDDENGLIVNSDVVSDNHDYKQFADQVDKANDTLDNDCETACADAGYSSVDELEKIDEKGIEVVVPSKKQAEKKKKDDNPFDRSKFEYDKKNDCFICPEGHVLKYSYTNKTKKAKVYRGGAACRKCRHFGKCTDQQRGRSVSRLLNADVQEKLEARYEQPRAQEVYKRRKQKVELPFGHIKRNLKVDSFLLRGLEGVRAEASLLASCFNVARMMSLLGVEGLISTLAK